Genomic segment of Oscillospiraceae bacterium:
TATACGGCGACGGAAAAATTGAGCTTATAGACATTCTTTATGCAAAGAGCTATCTCCTTTCAAGCGCTGAGATTTCTGCAGAGAGCGTAGCAGCTATCAACGTTAATAACGACAGCGCTACAGACGTGCTTGACTTGATTGCTATCAGAAATTATGTTTTAACAAACGCATAATGAGTGTTGTTTGTCGAAACGCTTATTGCAATGGTTATTGTCAAATTTTCTTCGAAAATTTGCTTCCAAATCATTGATTTGGCGTCGAAAAAGTATTTCTATTTACTTTTTCGACTAACTATAACCATTATAATTATATTTTGCAGAAACGACTGTTCTATGGCAGTCGTTTCTCTTTAAGGAATGATTTTATGACATCCAGAGAACTTGTAAAAAACACCCTTGAATTTAAAAATACAAATGACAGAGTACCCCGTCAGCTATGGGTTTTACCTTGGGCAAGAACAAATTACCCCGATTCGTTATCAAAAATAGCGGATAAATATCCCGATGATATTGTATCAGCGCCCTGTATTTATAAAGAAGAGCCTAAAACAGAGGGCTCTCCCTATAAGATGGGAGAATATATTGACGAATGGGGCTGTAAATTCATAAATATACATCCCGGAATAATCGGAGAGGTTAAAGAGCCTATAGTCAAGGATGACGAGTGGTGTGATATCTCACAGGTTCACATTCCCGTAGAAATGCTGACACTTGACAAGGAAAAGGTAAATGAATTTTGCAAAAGCACCGATTGCTTTGTTATGTCGGGCTTTTTCCCCCGTCCCTTTGAACAGCTGCAGTTTATAAGAGGCACAGAAAATCTTTACATGGATTTACTTGACCCGCCCGCAGAAATGCTTTCATTTATGGAAAAAATGCACGCTTTTTACTGTGAAGCCGTTACTTTTTGGGCGCAGACTGACGTTGATGCAATTATGCTTATGGACGATTGGGGCTCTCAAAACAATCTTTTGATTTCTCCTGAGCTCTGGGACAAGTATTTTATGCCTATGTACCGTGATTATATAAACATAGCAAAAAAATACGGTAAAAAAACCTTTATGCATTCAGACGGATGTGTTAAGGCAATTTATCCTAAGCTCATTGAGTTAGGTCTTGATGCTCTCAATTCACAGATATTCTGTATGGGCATTGACGAGCTTGCTCGGTATAGCGGTAAAATCACCTTTTGGGGAGAAATTGACAGACAGCACATTCTTTCCGGCGACAGTATCGAAGATGTTGAAAATGCTGTTAAAAATGTTTACGAAAAGCTTTGGAAGAACGGAGGCTGTATTGCACAGTTTGAATTCGGTCCCGGAGTTAAGCCCGAAAACGCAGAAAAAGTTTTTGAAACCTGGGAAAATTTAAGATAATTTAAGAGGCTGTAAAAAAACTTTCGTTTTTTTACAGCCTCTTTTTGTAAGGGATAGGAAAAAATGTGCAGAATATGTCAATTTCGCGCCGACAATTTTTTTGTTGGCGGTTACCCGACGGTGTACAGAGGTACTCCGAGGGCGAAATTGGCAGATAGCATAAAACGTATATTTATTAAAAGAATTATCTGAAAATATTTTTCTATTAATTTTTGCTCTTTCTTTCATTAAATGATGGTATATGGTTACTTTATTTACTTGTTTTATGCGCTCTGCGCTTTTTTTACATTCCCTTTTTTTACAATATATTCCTTCTCACAGGTGAAAATATATAAAAAGTTATTAGTTGTTGATTTTTTATTGGTATAATAGCCTATTTTTGCGTCAAACTATTGAAAAAGTTACAAAAATAGTGTATTATTGTAACAGTTGTAACCGATTTGTAACTTTTTAAATCAAAAATAATAACATTTATTCGTAATATATCTACCTGAAGCTTTTGCCAAAGGAGGAAATTGAATTGACAGGATTTTCAAAAAAGCTTAAAAGAATAATCTTAAAAATTGCTAAATATATTGACAAGCTTGCATCTTACGCAGGAAAAACAAGTGCGGTAGGAA
This window contains:
- a CDS encoding methyltransferase, which codes for MTSRELVKNTLEFKNTNDRVPRQLWVLPWARTNYPDSLSKIADKYPDDIVSAPCIYKEEPKTEGSPYKMGEYIDEWGCKFINIHPGIIGEVKEPIVKDDEWCDISQVHIPVEMLTLDKEKVNEFCKSTDCFVMSGFFPRPFEQLQFIRGTENLYMDLLDPPAEMLSFMEKMHAFYCEAVTFWAQTDVDAIMLMDDWGSQNNLLISPELWDKYFMPMYRDYINIAKKYGKKTFMHSDGCVKAIYPKLIELGLDALNSQIFCMGIDELARYSGKITFWGEIDRQHILSGDSIEDVENAVKNVYEKLWKNGGCIAQFEFGPGVKPENAEKVFETWENLR